The DNA window CCTGGGAACACTCAGCCCGGGGCGACCGCCGGGGCCCCACCCGCGCCCGAGGCGACCAAGGACTGTTCGAGCGGCCGGCAGGGCGCGCTCTCGGAGCTTGCGTGTGAGGTGGGCCGGGCGCTCACCAAGCTGCCCGCGGGCGCCCTGGTGGTATCCGCCCCGCTGACGACGGACACCAAGCTGCTCGACGCCAATGCCTTCACGACTCGGCTCACGAGTGTGCTCGCGGGGGCCCTCGGCCTGAAGAGCAGCAGCGAAGCCGCAACCCTCGCGCGCGCGCGCACGCTGGCGTCCCAGGCCGGCACCTTGGTCCATCTGGTGCCCGAGATCCGGGGCGGCGAGCTGCGCTTGACGGTCGACGTCTATCCCGTTCCCAAGAGCTTCTGGGATCGCGTGCGAGATCCCGAACCGAACCCACGCGCACACGCCTTTGCGAGCCGGCGACTCGACGCCGAGCTGCGCACCTTCTTGCCACCAGTGCCCTTGGTCGCGAAGCGCACCGACAAGGCGACCAGCGGAGAGCAGAGCCCGGTCGCTGTGGCCTGTGGCGATGTGAACGGCGATGGATCGCTCGAGCTGGTGCTCGTCGGGCGCAGTCGCGTGCAGCTCGGTCGGGTGCGCGCTGGCCGCTTCGTCGCGTCGGCCACCGCGACGTGGGCGCAGCTTTCACCCCTGTCGCGTTCCCCTCTGCGAGAGCCGATCGGCAGCGCCTGGATCGAGCCCGGCCGCTGGGTGGACGTTGGGCTCTCCGACCGCCTCGACGCCGTGCGGCTCGACGCGAGCTTCGCTGCAAGAGGCAAGCTGGGGCGGCGCCTGCCATGGCCCGGCGGCGGTTGCGCGAAGATCCAGGGTACGAGTGTGCGCCCAGAAATCGACGCTTGTGTCGTCGGCGACTCGACGCCCGTCGTGAGCCCGATGGAGCGACCGAGCGACGCGCTCGGCGGCGCGAACCTCGTCGGCCGCGACGGGAAAGCCAGAAAGGTGCGGGCGATGCGGGCGTTCAACGAGAGCACCGTGCTCTTGAGAGACGACGCGGGTCACACGGCAAGGCTGGAGGGGGCAGGCGCACAGCTCGCGGTGGGGGATCTGGACGGTGACGGCCAACCGGAGATCCTCACCAGCGCCGACACGCTGGACGATGGCGGGGACGCGCTGATCGTTCACACCTGGCAGGACGACTCGAAGCTGGTGGAGCGCATGCGCATCGCCGTCAAGGGCGGTGTGCGGGCGCTGGCCGTCTGTCCTCCGGAAGGCGCGGGTCTATCGCCGGTCGTGGTCGCACTCCCAGGTGAGCTGTGGGTGATCCGTTGATCGGAACCACCCGTCGCGCCGTCTTGGCAGCGGGTGCAGCGCTGGCCTCGGCGTTCATCGCGCCGGGCGTGACCTTCGCGCTCGGACGCAAACCCTACGGTGGTGTGCTCAAGCTGCGCTGGCCCTGGCCCCTCGACATCCTCGATCCACACGCAGCCGACGACGGCGCGTCGGCGCTGCTCGGACCGGCCATCGCCGATCCGCTGTTCGCGCTCGACCCGAGCGGGCGTCCGTATCCGGCGCTGGCCGCGCAGTTACCGGAGGCCGTGAAGGGCGGCACACGCGTGGTGCTCCGCCCCAACCTCCTCTCCGGACGCGGCCTTCCCCTCGACGTGCGCGACGTGCTCGCATCACTCAACCGAGCCGAGCGCACGGGTGGGGCTGGTCTGCTCGCGGCGCTCGGCAAACCCGCGCCGGATCCGAAAGACTCCCTCGCATTCCTGTTCTCGCAGCCCGACCCAGTTCTCTGCGCGACGCAGCTCTCGAGCCCGCTACTCTCGATCTTGCCCCGGGGATTTTCCCGGACAAAACCCGATGGAACGGGGGCTTTTGTGGCGGAGGTCGGGCGCGATCGCTGTGTGCTTCGGCGCAACCCGAACGCGGCCCGCGGCGCGGCCTTCCTGGACCGCATCGAGATCCGCGCAGCGTCGGATCTGGCGGATGCACTTCGCGCGTTCGAGGCAGGCGAGAGCGACGCCAGCTGGCTCGGAGAGTTCTTGCACAAGCCGCGGCCCGGCGCGGTGAAGTTCGACGCGGGGGCCATCGGCTACGTCGTGCTCCGGACGGGCAAGGACGCTGGAGTCTGGGGCGCACCCGGGGTGGCGCAGAAACTCCTGGACGCGATACCCACTGGGCGGCTTGCTCACCTCGGGATCACGAACGCCAGCGGAGGCCGCGGCGGCGACGCAGCCTGGGGAGGCGACGCCGCGGAGATCGTCGTCACCGAGGGCGCAACCCACCTGGAGCAAATCGCGAAAGAGCTCGGAGCCATTCTTTCCCGGCCGGGTCACGAGCTTCGGGTCGCCATGCGCCCACGCACCGAGGTCGAGTATCGGCGTGAGCGCGGACGCTTCGCGGTCATGCTCGACTTCGCACGTCCCGTGGGCTCGGGCGGCGCGGCTGGTCAGCTCGCCATGCTCACCGCGGCGAACCCGGCGCTGGCGCGCAAACCCGTGCTCACGAGCTCGGGCAACCCGCGCGACGTGACCACCACCCTGTCAGTTGGTGTCGTGGGTCAGCTCCGGGCGACGGGCGCCCACGCGGCGGGCCTCCACGAGCTCGCCGCGTTCGACCTGGGCGCCGTCTGGCGCAAGTGACAACAGCCCAGAATTTCAGCCGCAGCGCCGTGCGAATTGCTTCGTTCAGACGCTACGGGGACGGCTCAGCGTCACTTCGGCGCCATGCGTAATGCGCCGTCGAGGCGGATCGTCTCACCGTTCAGCATCGGGTTGTCGACGATGGCGAGCACGACCTTGGCGTACTCCGCAGGCCGCCCAAGTCGCGGCGGGAAGGGCACCGTTGCTTCGAGGCTCTTGCGTGCCTCTTCCGGCAGCCCCGCCATCATCGGGGTGTCGAACAGCCCGGGCGCGATGCACACGACGCGGATCCCGGTGCGCGACAGCTCACGGGCGACTGGCAAGGTCATGCCGGACACACCGGCCTTCGACGCGCTGTACGCCACCTGTCCGATCTGACCATCGAACGCTGCGATGCTCGCGGTGGTCACGATCACCCCGCGCTCGCCCTCGCTGCTCGGCTCGTTGTCCTGCATGGCGTGGGCGGCCAGGCGCATCATGTTGAACATGCCGATGAGGTTCACGCTGATGGTGAGCGCGAACAGGTCGAGCGGCAGCGGCCCTCCCTTGCTGACGAGCCGCCCCGCGGTGCCGATGCCCGCACACCCGACGACGATGTGCAGACCGCCAAGGTCTTTCTTCGCCGTCGCGATGGCGGCGAGCATGGCCGGCTCGCTGGTCACGTCCGTTTCGACGAAACGCACGGCGTCGCCGAGCTCTTTGGCGAGTGCCTCGCCGGTCTCCTTGGCGCGGTCGACGATCACGACCTTGGCGCCGGCGCCAACCAGGGCCTCCACGGTGGCTCTGCCGAGACCCGAAGCTCCGCCGGTGACGAGTGCAACTTTGCCTTTCGCGTCCACGTTTTCCTCCTGTCCGCGCTGAGGCGGGCGGCCGAGCTTAGCAGCCTCGGTGCTCGTGTCAGCGGGCGAAGCGCCGGGCGCGGAAGGCGTCGATCTCCGCGCGCACCCGAGCGCGCAACGCGCGGCGGGTCTCGCGTCCGGCGCGCGGCGCGAAAATCACGCCGAGTCCCGCCCCCACTGCAACGCCGACGACAAAGGCACCCGCACCGGGCACGAGGAGTGAGGTCCCTCCGATTGCACGCACGGCTCGCGCAGCGTCCTCGGGTTTGACCTCCGCGAGCTTCTTCACCGCGATCTTCCCGAGCTCCGCAGCGACGTCGACCACCATGGCCGGCATGTTACTCGGCAGGCGCCGGCAGTCTAGAGGTCGCGGAGGTTGATGGCACCGATGTAGTCGTACTTGCCCACGTCCACGCCGTTGTGCCGCAGGATCGCGTACGCGGTGGTGACGTGGAAGAAGAAGTTCGGGACGGCGAACTCGATCATGTAGTCGCGCCCGCTGAGCCCCTTGCCCTCCATGAACGTGAGCGGGACCACCCGGGAGTCCGCCTCGGCGAAGTCCGCCGGCTTGAAGCTGCCCAGGTACTCGCGCACCGCGCGGACCCGCACCCTGATCTCGTCGAGCGTCTGCTCGGTGTCCGGGTGTTTGGGCGCTTCCTTGCCGGCCAGCCGCGCCGCCAGGAACTTCGCGGCGTCGCAGGCGGACTGCACCTGTCGGATGAGCGGGAACATGTCCGGGGCCAGGCGATCGTTGAGCAGCACCTGCATGTCGAAGCTGCGTTTGGTTGCTTGCTCGGAGGCCTTGTCGAGCCAGGCGTCGAGGTTACCGAGCAGCTTGGAGATCTGAACGATGTTCGCGTGATAAATTTCCTGCATGGGAGGCGGGATTTGAGGCCGTGAGCCGGCGGCGTCAAGGGGGCTCGCGCGCGTCGGCCAAGGGCCCCGAGCGCGGTCCCCCGGTGACCGCGAGTCGAGCGGAGCTCCAGCGAGAGCTCGTCGCGCTCGGCGTCGACCTCGAGCCATTGTCGCAAGACTGCTAGCGCCGAGCACGTTGCGGCGAGCCTGGTGAGCCACTCCGCGAGCGGAGGCGCGCCGGGTCACCTTCGAACGAGCAGTGCGAGGACGGCAATCATCAGGGTGAAGATGACGATGGCGGCCGCCGCGATCGGCAGGCCCAGGTTGCGCAAAGGAACGCGGGGTTGCTCCAGATAACGCAGCTTCTCCAGCAAGATCCGGTTGTCGTTCTCGACCTCTCCCACTCGCAGGGCATCTTCGACGTGGTGTTGCGCGCGCCGCTCCGCTCGCTCGAGCGCGGCCTCCAAGTCGGCGATCTGCTGCAAGAGCGCCTGGCGGTCGTCACGATACTCGGACACCGACCCATCATATCGCGGGTCGCCGCGCTGCGAAACCGCAGGCGCGCAGTCGCGTCAGCGGCGAGCACCTGCGAGGGGCGGCAGCTACTTCGGGATCGGCGGGACCACCACCGGGTTGATCGGCACGATGTTCATGCCGGCGGGGTAGCCGTAAGAGACGTTGCTGGTGAAGGTCGAGGTGAGCGGCGTGCCCCAGCCCCAGACCGTCACGCCGAACGGCGCGTCGCTCGACATCTCGTGGCGACCGGTGGAGCAGCCGCCGACGGATTGGAAGTTGCCCGTCGAGAGATCCACGCGCGTCCACTCGTAGTCCCCAATCGGCTGCCAGCCACTCACCACACCGGCACAGTCGAGGGTGACGTCCGCGAACTGGCCGCCGAGCTTGCCGCGCACGAGCACCAGATTCGTCTCCGGATAGGTCGGATCGGCGAAGAACACGTAGCGGGGCATGTACTGCTGTGGCGGGACCATCAGCACGAAGTCGGCGTCACCGTACCCGTCCATACCGGACACGAACGTCGAGCCCGTCATCAGCTGGAAGAGCATGAACGGATGCTGGTCGTCCTGGCTCTTGACCACGAACGGCGTGCCGGTCTGGAGCTCCGCCACCTCGCCCCGGCCGAGCGTCGCAGGACCGGTCACACCGCCCGTCCACGTCAGGTTCGTCCCGTCGACCGCCCCGACCAGACGCCACACCGCTGGCTCGGTCTTGCGCGGGCGGTGCATCACGCCGACGTACTCGCTGCCCATCGCCCGCACCGGCGGGATCATCTGCTCCGCGTGATCGGCATACGGCACTCCCACGGGCACATTCATCGACATCTGACCGCCCATGAGCCCAATGGGTTTGTTCGACGAGAGCACACTGCCGGTCAGCTCCGCGTTCTGCGAGAACTGCGCCATCTCGCCGGCGTCGAGGCTGAACGTGATGGGTGTGTTGGCCGCGCCGCTCGGCAAGCCACCGCCGCCCGTCACCGTCGCTACCGGCACCAGCGTCACGTCCGTTCCGTCCTCTTTTGCAATCACGTTCATGGACGGCGGCGCGATGCCGTACTTGTAGGCGTTCACGGCGATGTAGTTCGTGTCCCAGGCGCTGGTCGGGATCAGCAGTGACGCCCCTGTCACCGCAGCGTTGCCACCGCCGTAGGGGCTGATCTGATAGCTGACCACTGGCACGTCCGTCTTCAGATGGAACGCGTGGCTCTTGCCCGTGCCGTGCACCATAGGGCCGGTCGTCATGGCCGCAGGGACCGGACAGTGCGCCTTCTCCGTGCCCTGTGCGCCCGCCAGGAAGAGGATCGCGACGCCGCCTGGCGCGATCCCCTGGGTCACGCTGGTGGCGTTGAGCTTCAAGCTCGGACCGGACCCCTGCGGCACGTAGGCGTACTTGTCGATGTCGATGGGCGCGCCGTTCAGCTCGACGCTGATCTTGGCGGGCGTGTCCCAGGTGTTGGCCACGATCACCGCAAAACAGATCTGGTCCCCCTTCCAGAAACTGGAGTCGTTCACCTCCATGAACGTGGGGAAGTACTCACAGCCCACCGACTGTTTGGTCTTCTCGGCGACACTGCAGGCGTTCTCGCACTTGCCACTGCCGGGATCACAGCCGTTCGCTCCGCTGCACGTCTGGAGCTCAACCCCCTGACAGCTCAGGACCTTGTGAAAATCCGTGGAGCACTTGGCGACACAGCCGTCACCGCCGATGGCGTCGAGGTTCAGCGCGCCGTCCCCGGCGTTGCCCCCCGCCCCGTCGAAGGGCGGCGCGTCGACGCTGGCGTCGCCGGCCGTTCCGCCGACCCCCGCGTTCCCACCGAGGCCCGGTCCGCCGCCGCCGTTGCCTCCGGCCGAGCAACTCCACACCAAGAGCGCGCCCAACCCGATCCCGAACGCAGTGTGCACAAAGCGCCCGCTCCAAACCTTGGCCATGGCGCAGCGTAGCGCCCGGTGGGCGTCGAACCAAGCGCGGGGCTCGCAGGCAGCGCGCCACGCCAGGTCGTGCCCGTCGCGCACAGCCTCGCTCGACCGCGGCACGGCTGATGTGCTCTCGGCGTGAGCCCGGAGGTCGAGACGTTCCTGGTGACCGGCGCGGTGCGGCGAGGTGACGCCGTCGTGCGCGCACCCGCGCTCCTTGCCTTCGGGGAGCAACATGCGCTGGAAGCATCGGAAGCCACGCACGCGATCCCGCTCCCGGATCCCCTCGAGCACTCTCCGGAGACGTCCAGCGGCGCCGTCTCCGAAGGCTGAGCGCGCCCCAAGCGCGAACTGACGGCCGAGCTCTGGCTTCGGCGACCGCTACCAAAGCCCTGACCAGCGCGATGACGCTCAAGCAGCGGCGGCGTGGATCGGTGTGCACTGCCGGGCGATCTTCCACAGCACGTCGACGAGAAAGGGCAGGTGTGTGTCGAAGAGGATCTTGCCCGTAGTCATCAACGACACCGCGATGTCGCGCTCGGGATCGGCGTAGCAGAAGACGTTCATGAAGCCGATGTGACCGAAGGCCTTGCCGAGCCCGGGGCCGAAGGGGCTGATGCGCGGGGCGCCGAGCATCAGCCCCTGCCCGTAGCGCACCGGGAACAAGAGCACGCGGTCGAGCTCCATGTACGCGGTCTCCGCGTAGGCGCGCTGGAGGGTCCGGGCCTCGAGAATGCGCTTGCCGCCGAGCTCGCCGCCGCGCAAGAGGAGCTCGAACAGGCGGCTCACTTCGTTGGCCGTGCCGATGACGTTCGCCGAGGGGATGACGCGCCGGTAAAAGCGCGGATCGTTCGAGAGCCGCGTCGCCTGCTCCCAGGTCAGGCCGAGCGCACGCCGCGTCACGATCGAGAGGGGAAATGCCATCTTGCGCCCGGTGACGTGGTTCTTGGCCACGTCGTCCTCGCGCTCGCGCGGCACACCGTAACCCATGAGATCAAAGCCGAGCGGGTCCAGGATCTCCTTTCGGACGACCTCGTTCACACTGTGGCCCGTCGCCTGTCTCACGATGGCGCCGAGCAGGTAGCCCCCGGAGAGCGCGTGATATTCCAGCCTGCGACCGGGGGCATGGCTGGGCTTGGCGTCGCACAGTCGCTCTACGCACTCCTCGAGATCGAACAAGATCTCCGGCTGCTCGCTCGATCCCGGCACGCGCGGCACGCCCGCCCGGTGAGCGAGCAAATGCGCGATGGTCACTCCACCCTTGCCGTGTCTTGCGAAGCCGGGCACGTAGTCCGCCACTCGATCCTCGAGCCGCAGAGCGCCGCGCTCTTCGAGCAAGTGGATGACAATCGCGGTCACCGCCTTGGATGCCGAGAAGAGCCCGAACGGCGTCGCTGGCGTGGCAAGCACGGCGCGCGCGGCAGCCGGCTCGTCCGGCCCGTTTCCGCGAGCATGCCCGATGGCGCCATCTAGCACCACGTGCCCGCGACGGCGTATGCAGAGTCCAATCGCCGGGTGGACGCCGGTCCGGTACAGGCGCTCCACGCTGCGCCAGATTGCGTCACAGGCCGCTCGCGTCATGCGCGCTTCGCGCAGGACCGCGGCGTCGATCGTCCGCCGCGCGCTCACCTGCGCGGGATCCGATGGCACGTCGATTCGCCCGTTCGGCATGGCGTCCCATAGTCTCGCCTCAGTTGCCGGTCCATCGCCACCTGTGTTCTCGGCAGCCGGACCGACCACTGCAGCTCATTCACCCAGCTCCACGCTCACTTGCGCCGGACGCTGAGGATACCGTAGCGCCCGGGTTCGAGCCGCGGAGTCGACGTGCGCGTCGTGATCGCTACGGCAGTCGAGCCGGCTTGCCGACATCGCCGCCGTTGCGCACGTATCCGACCACAGCCTCGGAAAGTGCGTTGTCGAGCTTCACGCACTTGGCGGTGACGTCACCCATGGTGGCGCCCTTGCACTCCTTCTGTCGGTCCTTGAAGGACTTGTCGAGCTTGGCGTCGTTGCGCATCACGTCGCGCATGCCATCGTCGATCAAGCGCCACTCGACCCGCGCGCTCTTGGCCTTGGGCGGCGAGCTCAGCGTCAGCTCTTCTTTCGCCAAGGTCACACACGAGCCGTTCCAGCGCAGCGCGTCGTAGCCGCCTCCGGCGCCGCTGACCTGCATGCCACCGAGATCGTCACTGCGGTGCCGGAGCACCAGTACCTCTTCGTCGAACTCGAGCTCGTCGCTGGACGCGGCGCCGCCGGACGCGTTCCAGGCTTTGGTCTTGCGCGTCAGGTATCCGCGTGTCCACGGCGAGCCCTTCTTGAACATGGCCAGCGCCACACTGGGGAAGTTGCCCTGGCAGAGGCGGTTGGTGAACGCCGACGAGGGCACGCAGAGTTTGTCGTCCTTCTTCGCGCACTCGGTGGGGAGCTCGGTGATGGGCGCGTTGTCAGCCTTGGCCTTCGCCGCGGCCTCTTCGTCGAGCTTGGGTTCGGTTTTGCCGGGCTCGCTCGACTTCTCCTCGATGCCCGGCGATTTGGCGGACGAGTCCTGAGCCTTCTGACCACCACAAGCCGCAGCCACGGCGAGGGACACGATGAGGGTATGGCGCAACATGAGACCGCCTAGTTTTTCGAACACCCGACGTGTCGTCAAGCTACGTTCGACCGATGATCTGCGTGGCCACGGCGACGACGATGCTCACGATGAAGAGCGCGAGCGTCACGCCACCGAGGGCAAACAGGCCTTCACGCTTGGCAATTTCAGGAAAAGGGCGGTTGCTGACCATCACCGGGCGCCCCTCCATCAAGGAGACACTTTGACCACCTTGGATCACCTCACCCGAGACGTGGAGCACGTCCCCGCTGCCAATGGTGTCGACGCTGAGCTCGACCGGCACACCCACGTCGAGGCGCTCGCGGGCCTGAAACGCGTTCTTGGCAGCGACCAACTTGTGTTTGAGCGCCTCCGATACACCGGGCGGCGCGTTGTGCTCGAGGGACCCCTTCCAGGTTTCTCCTCGCTCGAGCTCGAGCTCGGCAGTTCCGAGCGGTAGCTCGAGCTCGCCGGAGCCGTCGCGCAGCACACACGGCAAACTCTGGCGCTCGGAGTAACAAGGCCGACCACTGGCGAACAGCCGGAGGGAATAGGCCAGGCAGGGCCGACCGCTGATGGGGCTGGTGAGCAGCAGCTCACGCTCGGATTGCGATGCGGCCAACCCAACGAAACCCTGCACGCGGCGCGGACCGGAGGTCAGCTCACCGATGGGTTTGGTCGCACGCGCTGCGAGCCTGGAGAAGGTCAGCGCACGCCGGAGCGCCCCGCCCGCGACCTGACTCACCACCAAGACCCCTGCGAACAGGCCCAGGGCGCAGAGAACGAGCACGACCACGAGCGGAGACTGCACGACCCCAGTATACTGCCCGGATGCGCTTCGAATCGCGGATCGCAGTCTCGGTCCTGAGCACGGCTTGTGTGCTCGGTTTCGGCTGCGGTTCCAAAAAGAACGGCGGTTACTCCCCGAACAACCCCGGTGTCGGCGGCAGCGGAAACGGCAGCGGCAACGGTGGCACCGGCTCATCGGGCAACGGCGGCACCGGCTCTTCAGGCAACGGCGGCAGCGGCAACGGCTCGGGCAGCGGAGGAAGCGGAAACTTCGGCGGCGGCGGCCCCAACTGCGACGGCACGAAGTCGCCGGCCGAGGACGCCTGCGTGATCCACGAAAACTTCGCGATCTTCGTGTCGCCGGCGGGGGACGATCTCGAGGGGGACGGAAGCCGAGGCAAACCCTTCAAGAGCTTCGATCTCGCCATCTCGACGGCCGCCACAGCCAACAAACGTGTCTACGCCTGCGCGACATCTGGTGCGTTCGACGAGCAGATCACGATGGACTCCAACGCGGACGGCGTCTCGCTGTACGGCGCCTTCGACTGCGCGAGCTGGAACTACAACGGTCCGATCCGCACTCAGCTCAAGGGACCGGCGGCCGGAGTGATCAAGCTCGAAGGCCTGGTCAAAGGCGTGACCGTGGAAGATTTCGAGCTCACCGCGGAGAACGCCACCTCACCCGCCGCGGCGAGCATGGGCGTCGTGATTGGTACTTCGAAGAACATCGTGCTCCGCCGATTGAAGGTGACGGCGCAGAACGGTGCGCCCGGAGTGGTCGGATACACGACGCCGGGCATCGCCGATCCGGGCAAACCGGGCAACCCCGGCAAGAACGCTTGCAGCAGCAGCTCGACGGGCGGCGCGTCAGTCAGCACGGGTTGTGGTTTTCCCGAGAGCATCGGCGGCGACGGTGGGCCGGCTGGGGTTGGAGCGCAGAAGGGGGGCTCGGGAGTCGACGGCCAACCGAACCTGGGCGGCGGGCTCGCGGGCGTCGGCGAAGATCCTGCACTGCCGGGCGGCTGGAGCTGTTCAGGGGTGGGCGCTGGAGATCCAGGAAACGCAGGCAAGAACGGCGTGCCTGGACTCGGCGGCACGAGCACCGGCAAACTCGCGGGCAACGGCTGGACCTCGACGGCCGGCGGTTTCGGCACCGATGGCGGTCACGGCCAAGGTGGCGGCGGGGGTGGCGGGACCAAGGCGCCCGCGAGCTGTCCGGGCGGCCCGAGTCCGGCGATTGGTGCGTCCGGTGGCAGCGGCGGAAGCGGCGGCTGCGGCGGCATCGGTGGAGAGGGCGGCAAGGGCGGAGGCGCGAGCATCGCCGTCACGTCATTCCAATCCGAGGTCACGTTGGTGGACTGTGAGCTCAGCGCCGGCAGCGGCGGAAGCGGTGGCGCAGGTGGCGCGGGCCAGCTCGGCGGCAGCGCATCGAGCGGCGCGAGCGGCGGAGCCGGAGCGTGCAGCGGCGGCGGCGGCGGCAAGGGCGGCACGGCCGGCCACGGCGGCGGCGGTGCGGGCGGACCCAGCATTGGCATCGCGTTCAAGGGTTCGAAGCCCACTCGCACCGGCGGCAGCATCAAGATTGCTCCGACCGCCGCCGGCGGTGGCGCCGACGGGGGCGGACAGACGGTGGGCACAGGCGTCGGCGCGCCGGGAGTTCTAGCGAATGAGCTGGAGCTCCCGTGATGTTGTTGGGCTGGTGAGAGCGCGCTCTCAAGCACCCTTGATCAACTGCAACAGCTTCGCCGCCTCGGTCTCGTTCTGAGGCACCAGCACCTCGATGATTGCCGCACTCTGCCGCTCGACCGCGGAGCCGCGCTTCTGCCGCAAGATGCTCTGGGTCTTTTTCGCCTCTTCTTCGTCGTCGAAGCGGTAGATCGTGACGGTGCCCTTGTCGACGCCGCGGCTGATCTCCATCTGCGACGACGTGTAGGTGCCCTCGAGGTTCTTGATGGGCTCTCCGACGAGCTTCCAGCCGGCGGGGTGGATGCGCATGCCCACCGTGGTTGCGCCGAGGCCGTCGAAGCCCTTGCCACTCCGGGCGCCGAGCTCCGTTGGTTGTTCGTTGGCGGGCGCCACGCCTGCGCCCGCAGCCGGGGCGCGGGCGGGCGACGCCGTCGGGGTCGACGTCGGTCGCAGAAAAAAGATCACTCCCGCTGCCGCGACCACGACAAAAAGCCCGAGGGCTACGAACCCGGCAAATAGCGCAAGCGCGATGTTCGTTCCGCCGCCCGCGGCCGGTGCCTGGCTGATGATCTGGGCCCCGCCGCCCGTCTGCGCAGGCGTCGCCGAAGGCTGTGGGTAATACGGCGAGAGCGGCGTGGGCGGCGGCTCGGTCCCGTGGGCGTTCAGCGTCGCGGCGAGCCCCATCGCGGGCACGGACGCTCCGACGGCGCCCCCCATCGCGCGCTCGAGGTCCATCAACATCCCGGCAGCCGAGGCGTAGCGGAGCTGCAGTGATTTCTGGGTCGCTCGCTGGATCACGCCGCCGAGGGGGCTCGCAACGACCTCGTGCGGCAAGGTCAGCGGTTCCGCCGACGAGTGCGTCAAGAACACGTCGACGATCGAACGCCCCATCACGATGACACGCCCCGCGAGCAGCTCGCCCATCGTGAGACCGAGTGAGTAGAGATCTGCGGCGGGCCCGACCGGCTCGTTCCTGACCTGCTCCGGCGACATATAGCTCGGTGTGCCGATGGGCGAGGCGCCGACGGTCATCGGCGCGGCGCTCGCGTCCAGCGTCTTGGCGACACCGAAGTCGAGCACCTTCACGAAGTCCGGCTCGCCGGGAAAATCCGTGAGCACGAGGTTCGCAGGTTTGATGTCACGGTGCACGATGCCGGCGGCGTGTGCTTCCATCAGCGCCTTCAACACCTGCCGGGCAACGTGCGCCACGCGGGCGGGAGGCATCGGGCCTTCGGCTGCGATCAGCGCATCGAGCGGGCGACCCTCGAGGAACTCCCACACGATGAAAGGGAGCCCGTGATCCGTCGTGCCGAAGTCGTACACCCGCACGGTGTTAGGGCTCTTGAGTTGCTGCGCCAGCTCCGCTTCCCGGCGGAATCGCTCGAGCGCGCCCTCGGTGACCACAAGTCCCGCGTGCAGGACCTTGAGCGCGACGGTGCGGTTCAGGTTGAGCTGCGTGGCGCGAAAGACGGCGCCAAAACCGCCTCCTCCTTGCATTCCGTCGATGCGGTAACGACCGCCGACGACCTGTCCTACCGTCAAACTCACGTCATCCCCGTGGGGAGACCTGACATGGACCGCCGCGGGGTGCCAGGCACGAGCGCTCCTGTCCCGATCAGCGGCCAGGTGGCCGGACTCAGGTGAGTGGGCGCCGCAACAATCAAGGAGTAGCGTCAGCGCGCTTCAAGAGGAGTTCCACAATGCAAGCTAACCTGCGTTTCGTCAGTCCCGTCTTGCTCTTCGTCGCGCTTGGTTGCGCAAAAGAGGCGACGCCCAATCCCACCGCCACGGCCGAGGTCAAGCCGAGCAGCGCGCCTGCGCTGACGCCAGCGCCGAGTGCGTCCGCCGCGCCGGCCGAGAGCGCCGCTCCGACTGCGCGCCCGCAGCGCCGCGATCGCGCAGGCCTCGCCGGCATGTTCTACGCGGCAGTAGGTGACCTCGAGCTACCGGCTGACAAAAAAGCCAGCATCGACAAGCTGGG is part of the Myxococcales bacterium genome and encodes:
- a CDS encoding 3-hydroxyacyl-CoA dehydrogenase, whose product is MDAKGKVALVTGGASGLGRATVEALVGAGAKVVIVDRAKETGEALAKELGDAVRFVETDVTSEPAMLAAIATAKKDLGGLHIVVGCAGIGTAGRLVSKGGPLPLDLFALTISVNLIGMFNMMRLAAHAMQDNEPSSEGERGVIVTTASIAAFDGQIGQVAYSASKAGVSGMTLPVARELSRTGIRVVCIAPGLFDTPMMAGLPEEARKSLEATVPFPPRLGRPAEYAKVVLAIVDNPMLNGETIRLDGALRMAPK
- a CDS encoding YtxH domain-containing protein → MVVDVAAELGKIAVKKLAEVKPEDAARAVRAIGGTSLLVPGAGAFVVGVAVGAGLGVIFAPRAGRETRRALRARVRAEIDAFRARRFAR
- a CDS encoding DUF1993 domain-containing protein; translation: MQEIYHANIVQISKLLGNLDAWLDKASEQATKRSFDMQVLLNDRLAPDMFPLIRQVQSACDAAKFLAARLAGKEAPKHPDTEQTLDEIRVRVRAVREYLGSFKPADFAEADSRVVPLTFMEGKGLSGRDYMIEFAVPNFFFHVTTAYAILRHNGVDVGKYDYIGAINLRDL
- a CDS encoding IgGFc-binding protein → MAKVWSGRFVHTAFGIGLGALLVWSCSAGGNGGGGPGLGGNAGVGGTAGDASVDAPPFDGAGGNAGDGALNLDAIGGDGCVAKCSTDFHKVLSCQGVELQTCSGANGCDPGSGKCENACSVAEKTKQSVGCEYFPTFMEVNDSSFWKGDQICFAVIVANTWDTPAKISVELNGAPIDIDKYAYVPQGSGPSLKLNATSVTQGIAPGGVAILFLAGAQGTEKAHCPVPAAMTTGPMVHGTGKSHAFHLKTDVPVVSYQISPYGGGNAAVTGASLLIPTSAWDTNYIAVNAYKYGIAPPSMNVIAKEDGTDVTLVPVATVTGGGGLPSGAANTPITFSLDAGEMAQFSQNAELTGSVLSSNKPIGLMGGQMSMNVPVGVPYADHAEQMIPPVRAMGSEYVGVMHRPRKTEPAVWRLVGAVDGTNLTWTGGVTGPATLGRGEVAELQTGTPFVVKSQDDQHPFMLFQLMTGSTFVSGMDGYGDADFVLMVPPQQYMPRYVFFADPTYPETNLVLVRGKLGGQFADVTLDCAGVVSGWQPIGDYEWTRVDLSTGNFQSVGGCSTGRHEMSSDAPFGVTVWGWGTPLTSTFTSNVSYGYPAGMNIVPINPVVVPPIPK
- a CDS encoding beta-lactamase family protein — translated: MPNGRIDVPSDPAQVSARRTIDAAVLREARMTRAACDAIWRSVERLYRTGVHPAIGLCIRRRGHVVLDGAIGHARGNGPDEPAAARAVLATPATPFGLFSASKAVTAIVIHLLEERGALRLEDRVADYVPGFARHGKGGVTIAHLLAHRAGVPRVPGSSEQPEILFDLEECVERLCDAKPSHAPGRRLEYHALSGGYLLGAIVRQATGHSVNEVVRKEILDPLGFDLMGYGVPREREDDVAKNHVTGRKMAFPLSIVTRRALGLTWEQATRLSNDPRFYRRVIPSANVIGTANEVSRLFELLLRGGELGGKRILEARTLQRAYAETAYMELDRVLLFPVRYGQGLMLGAPRISPFGPGLGKAFGHIGFMNVFCYADPERDIAVSLMTTGKILFDTHLPFLVDVLWKIARQCTPIHAAAA
- a CDS encoding serine/threonine protein kinase; this translates as MSLTVGQVVGGRYRIDGMQGGGGFGAVFRATQLNLNRTVALKVLHAGLVVTEGALERFRREAELAQQLKSPNTVRVYDFGTTDHGLPFIVWEFLEGRPLDALIAAEGPMPPARVAHVARQVLKALMEAHAAGIVHRDIKPANLVLTDFPGEPDFVKVLDFGVAKTLDASAAPMTVGASPIGTPSYMSPEQVRNEPVGPAADLYSLGLTMGELLAGRVIVMGRSIVDVFLTHSSAEPLTLPHEVVASPLGGVIQRATQKSLQLRYASAAGMLMDLERAMGGAVGASVPAMGLAATLNAHGTEPPPTPLSPYYPQPSATPAQTGGGAQIISQAPAAGGGTNIALALFAGFVALGLFVVVAAAGVIFFLRPTSTPTASPARAPAAGAGVAPANEQPTELGARSGKGFDGLGATTVGMRIHPAGWKLVGEPIKNLEGTYTSSQMEISRGVDKGTVTIYRFDDEEEAKKTQSILRQKRGSAVERQSAAIIEVLVPQNETEAAKLLQLIKGA